In one Leptospira fletcheri genomic region, the following are encoded:
- a CDS encoding glycosyltransferase family 2 protein, with protein sequence MPLPISACIITLNEEDNISRCLSSLKFVDEIIVLDSGSKDRTKELAENFGAKFVFREFDDYVGQKNHVISLARNAWILSVDADEEISPDLEAEIREVLGGREPDEDGYSIPRLTMYMGKWIRHGGWYPNRRVRLFRKSKGRFIGEKVHESVKLDGKMGKLKNPVLHYSYQNLFDHVNFINSYSELAATEKFAKGKRSGLFLALAEAGYKSFWMYFVRCGFLDGRRGLILAVMGFYYNFLKYTKIFEMFLAEQIGKNTKKKGSKQD encoded by the coding sequence ATGCCCCTTCCGATTTCTGCCTGCATCATCACCCTGAACGAAGAGGACAATATTTCCCGGTGCTTGTCCTCTTTGAAATTTGTGGACGAGATCATCGTTTTGGATTCCGGTTCCAAGGATAGAACCAAGGAACTTGCGGAAAATTTTGGAGCAAAATTCGTATTCCGGGAATTCGACGATTACGTCGGCCAAAAGAACCATGTGATCTCGCTGGCTAGAAACGCTTGGATCTTGAGCGTGGATGCTGATGAGGAAATCTCGCCGGACCTGGAGGCTGAGATTCGCGAAGTCTTAGGAGGACGCGAGCCGGATGAGGACGGATATTCCATCCCCAGATTGACCATGTATATGGGAAAATGGATCCGACACGGTGGTTGGTATCCGAATCGTAGGGTGAGATTGTTCAGAAAATCCAAGGGCAGATTCATAGGCGAAAAGGTTCATGAATCCGTAAAGCTCGACGGGAAAATGGGGAAATTAAAAAACCCCGTGCTGCATTATTCCTATCAGAATCTATTTGATCACGTGAATTTCATCAACAGCTACTCGGAATTGGCTGCCACGGAAAAATTCGCGAAAGGCAAACGCTCCGGACTTTTCCTGGCCTTGGCGGAAGCCGGATATAAGTCCTTCTGGATGTACTTCGTACGCTGCGGATTTTTGGACGGAAGACGCGGATTAATCCTCGCCGTAATGGGATTTTATTATAATTTTCTAAAATACACGAAAATTTTCGAGATGTTTCTCGCGGAGCAAATCGGAAAGAATACGAAGAAAAAGGGTTCGAAACAGGACTAA
- a CDS encoding bifunctional folylpolyglutamate synthase/dihydrofolate synthase: MQESGFLEFGSKLINLEKTRNFNVFKEYSLESFRIFLDKYGWRERKKPRLRISVVGTNGKGSVSHFLAQIFVRLGLGTGLYTSPHLLDPRERIRKSPDLAPISDLDLKKLSDRIFQKSNLSELAELSWFEWFTLGAFVHFESEDLEIQIFEAGLGGRLDATRLAEADVVVLCSIGEDHKSILGDTKAKILQEKLNIAGSKTGLLLSMEHPENLDADVRDFCTAKGIEVAFYPEKTAKISYLDYNLNFSAWAVEKAIRFFHRLPFLETASLQGESWLFGKTDFTLFGDSEIRFSPPPGRLELLSIDPEIVFDPAHNPDAIRTTLEDASSRFSRKSANVIAGFLPDKDGETMAEEILSYCRKNGTEATFLGGAEFKLPKGYESFLLRPSDFSHKLFSFADKGVLILGSFRLYKYVIDAVKGFSHKDQKR; this comes from the coding sequence ATGCAGGAATCGGGCTTTTTAGAATTCGGCTCCAAGTTGATCAATCTGGAAAAGACCAGAAACTTCAACGTATTCAAAGAATATTCCCTGGAATCCTTTCGGATTTTTCTGGATAAGTACGGATGGAGAGAACGAAAGAAGCCTCGTCTTCGAATTTCCGTAGTGGGAACGAACGGCAAAGGATCCGTATCCCATTTTTTGGCTCAGATTTTTGTACGTTTAGGATTAGGAACCGGTCTCTATACTTCCCCACACCTTCTGGATCCCAGAGAACGGATCCGGAAAAGTCCCGATCTCGCACCGATTTCCGATCTGGATTTAAAGAAATTAAGCGATCGTATATTCCAAAAATCGAATCTTTCCGAACTTGCGGAATTGTCTTGGTTCGAGTGGTTCACTCTGGGAGCGTTCGTACATTTCGAATCGGAGGACCTGGAAATTCAGATATTCGAAGCCGGACTAGGAGGAAGGTTGGACGCGACCCGACTCGCGGAGGCGGATGTAGTCGTATTGTGCTCCATCGGAGAGGACCACAAATCCATCTTGGGAGATACGAAAGCGAAAATTCTACAAGAAAAATTGAATATAGCCGGATCCAAAACCGGATTACTTCTGTCCATGGAACACCCGGAAAATCTGGACGCCGACGTTCGTGATTTCTGCACGGCGAAAGGGATAGAAGTCGCGTTTTATCCCGAAAAGACCGCAAAAATCTCCTACCTGGATTATAATCTCAACTTTTCCGCGTGGGCGGTGGAAAAAGCGATCCGCTTTTTCCACCGCCTACCCTTTCTCGAAACCGCATCTTTACAAGGAGAGAGCTGGCTCTTCGGAAAGACCGATTTCACCCTTTTCGGAGATTCCGAAATTCGTTTTTCCCCTCCGCCGGGTAGATTGGAATTGCTCTCTATCGATCCCGAGATCGTCTTCGACCCTGCTCACAATCCGGACGCAATAAGGACAACCCTGGAGGACGCATCGTCACGATTTTCCCGCAAATCCGCAAACGTGATCGCCGGATTCCTCCCCGACAAGGACGGGGAAACCATGGCGGAGGAAATCCTATCTTACTGCAGGAAAAACGGTACGGAAGCGACCTTTTTAGGGGGAGCGGAATTCAAACTTCCGAAAGGATACGAATCCTTTCTCTTACGCCCTTCGGATTTTTCACACAAATTGTTTTCCTTTGCGGACAAAGGGGTACTGATATTAGGCAGCTTTCGACTTTATAAATATGTAATAGATGCCGTAAAGGGTTTTTCGCACAAGGATCAGAAACGATAA
- a CDS encoding PEGA domain-containing protein, translating to MILRFPKKFCAALALCGFLALPQGGTLWAVDDYYDFPGISSREKIEFERERKLCFFPLRNITGDSNLDFYSAGYASVLYSGLKSVVQIYDENALPTVIQHSFGKQESSPVAPLKEDEWDREKLNRLKDGKIPLSVKKDPRYLSLRSEPFESESAPDESGAIPLAKKNNCFYTVTGEFERSSQEELKIRIFLRSFKDGSKKAFSHKTSVRRSYQEMNPLVVELKNFVLGKSTLRLSVRSESTLGSLVFLDGNYIGKTPLVRDDILPGLHEIRVTRDGFDDWKGEVDMRTSSQEIQVQLSREKKEGWLSVTSDPPGATVYFGSQNLGVTPLVKVPVKVGWNRLRVAKEEYVDSLKGVEIKKGENSEVSVSLKKGDTVSYYKNKKYVFMDHTYDDFAIYSLYGTLLFYAGYYYFNLKADSVLEGARPMTDAMTLTGLASLAQSSPNLNTFTAAYLYQYNIFSQAEAKANYYRDLGGVFSQQRGFHGGFMLYGIAAMLALSVTFYWLGLDSETLDVGVAPVKTPYFVKGLENRPETETYARFNYRF from the coding sequence TTGATCCTACGTTTCCCGAAAAAATTCTGCGCGGCTTTGGCCTTATGCGGATTTTTGGCGCTACCTCAGGGAGGAACTCTGTGGGCCGTGGACGACTATTACGATTTTCCGGGGATTTCCTCCCGAGAAAAAATCGAATTCGAAAGGGAAAGGAAACTTTGCTTTTTTCCGCTTCGAAACATCACGGGCGATTCGAATCTGGATTTCTATTCCGCCGGATACGCTTCCGTTCTTTATTCCGGTCTGAAATCAGTGGTTCAGATCTACGATGAAAACGCTCTTCCGACCGTAATCCAACATTCCTTCGGTAAGCAGGAGTCTTCTCCGGTTGCACCTCTAAAGGAGGACGAATGGGATCGGGAAAAATTGAATCGTCTGAAGGACGGAAAAATTCCCCTCTCCGTCAAAAAGGATCCGAGATACTTATCCTTACGGTCCGAGCCTTTCGAGTCGGAGTCCGCTCCCGACGAATCCGGCGCCATTCCTCTGGCAAAGAAGAACAACTGTTTTTATACGGTTACGGGCGAGTTCGAAAGGAGTTCGCAGGAAGAATTGAAGATACGTATTTTTCTCCGTTCCTTCAAAGACGGATCTAAAAAGGCGTTTTCCCATAAAACGAGCGTTAGACGATCCTATCAGGAGATGAATCCTTTGGTGGTGGAGCTGAAAAATTTCGTTTTGGGAAAATCCACCTTGCGCCTCTCCGTTCGCTCGGAAAGCACTTTGGGTTCTTTGGTTTTTTTAGACGGCAATTATATCGGTAAAACGCCTTTGGTTCGGGACGATATCCTTCCGGGGTTGCACGAAATTCGGGTCACTCGCGACGGCTTCGACGATTGGAAAGGAGAAGTAGACATGAGGACTTCTTCGCAGGAAATCCAAGTCCAGTTGTCTAGAGAAAAGAAAGAAGGATGGCTCTCCGTCACCTCGGATCCTCCGGGAGCAACGGTATATTTCGGTTCCCAGAATCTGGGTGTGACTCCCTTGGTCAAGGTACCCGTAAAAGTGGGTTGGAACCGACTTAGAGTCGCGAAGGAAGAATACGTCGACTCGTTAAAAGGAGTGGAAATCAAAAAGGGAGAGAATTCGGAGGTCTCCGTCTCTTTGAAAAAGGGAGATACGGTTTCTTATTATAAAAATAAAAAATACGTTTTCATGGATCACACATACGACGATTTCGCGATCTATTCCCTTTATGGGACTCTTCTGTTTTATGCAGGTTATTATTATTTCAACCTGAAGGCGGACTCCGTTTTGGAAGGTGCACGACCCATGACGGATGCGATGACTCTGACGGGTTTAGCTAGTCTGGCCCAGTCCTCTCCGAATTTGAACACTTTCACCGCCGCATATCTCTATCAATACAATATCTTCAGTCAGGCGGAAGCCAAGGCGAATTATTATCGGGATTTGGGAGGCGTGTTTTCCCAGCAGAGAGGTTTCCATGGCGGATTTATGCTGTACGGGATCGCGGCTATGCTGGCGCTTAGCGTCACTTTTTATTGGTTGGGTTTGGACTCGGAAACTCTGGATGTGGGGGTCGCTCCGGTAAAGACTCCTTATTTCGTCAAAGGCCTGGAAAACCGGCCGGAAACCGAGACTTACGCAAGGTTCAATTATCGTTTCTGA
- a CDS encoding histidine kinase has translation MGQEIRDISDNIRLTVENGRILSLKTHRMTRSVEEHIQEAVELILDKVTSPTLVPTIYTIVKELSINACKANQKRIFFEEKGYDLTDEIAYTKGVSEYRELFSEAMAEEFGQKAKKKGYYCLINFDYSLDGIRIEVINNTPVTPQEEKSLREKLEKGMQYADIAQFYLDNADNTEGAGLGLALILIMLKGEGIDPSYFRIGIRKESTIARLEIPLTGNFKSERDKDFSRT, from the coding sequence ATGGGTCAGGAAATCCGGGATATATCCGATAACATCCGACTGACGGTGGAAAACGGAAGAATTTTATCCCTCAAGACGCATAGGATGACCAGATCTGTAGAGGAACATATCCAGGAAGCGGTCGAACTGATCCTAGACAAAGTCACATCCCCCACTCTTGTCCCGACGATTTATACGATCGTTAAAGAGTTATCGATCAACGCCTGCAAGGCAAATCAAAAAAGGATTTTCTTCGAGGAAAAAGGATACGACCTGACCGACGAAATCGCTTATACCAAAGGCGTTTCCGAATACCGGGAATTATTTTCGGAAGCGATGGCGGAGGAATTCGGACAGAAGGCGAAAAAGAAAGGATATTATTGCCTCATTAATTTCGATTATTCCCTGGACGGAATCCGCATCGAAGTGATCAACAACACCCCGGTCACTCCCCAAGAGGAAAAGTCCCTCAGGGAAAAGTTGGAAAAAGGGATGCAGTATGCGGACATTGCGCAATTCTACCTGGATAACGCGGACAATACGGAAGGAGCCGGCCTAGGACTCGCTTTGATATTGATTATGCTCAAAGGGGAAGGGATAGATCCTTCCTATTTCCGTATCGGAATTCGTAAGGAATCGACGATCGCAAGATTGGAAATTCCTCTTACCGGCAATTTTAAGTCCGAAAGGGACAAGGATTTTTCCCGCACCTAA
- a CDS encoding shikimate dehydrogenase family protein, producing MKIFRDSSQYFGILGNPLSHTLSPLLHEGWYQDLSLDCAYFVFPVTTVDKNDLRVLRKFGVKGLSVTIPHKETAYDLADKTDPASQAMRASNTLVLGEDGVQAFNTDGLGAVRAILETAPDSLSGKVLVLGSGGSARGIGFALLKSANVSDLTIGSRNETTGMEIVRLLNQVKSGSSSFSNLDSAKSKSQEFSLVIHTTPLGMKGQNPGPILDSSFFRKEQTLFDIVYNPLVTPLVEAARSSGTTIIPGTEMLLYQAVEQFRLFTGIPLEAEYVERGRQRLFSALKTK from the coding sequence TTGAAAATCTTCAGAGACAGTTCCCAATATTTCGGCATCCTCGGAAATCCGCTTTCCCACACCCTTTCACCCTTACTTCATGAAGGTTGGTACCAGGACTTAAGTCTAGATTGCGCCTATTTTGTCTTTCCTGTTACGACTGTAGACAAAAACGACCTTAGAGTCTTACGAAAGTTCGGAGTAAAAGGTCTTTCCGTAACCATCCCCCACAAAGAAACCGCATACGATCTCGCCGACAAAACGGATCCCGCTTCTCAAGCGATGCGTGCAAGCAACACACTCGTATTAGGCGAAGACGGAGTGCAAGCTTTCAATACCGACGGACTGGGAGCAGTTCGAGCGATTCTAGAAACGGCCCCCGATTCTCTTTCCGGAAAAGTGCTGGTCCTGGGAAGCGGAGGAAGTGCGAGAGGAATCGGATTTGCGCTACTCAAGTCCGCAAACGTGTCGGACTTAACGATCGGTTCGAGAAACGAAACCACGGGAATGGAAATCGTCCGACTTTTAAACCAAGTGAAATCCGGATCTTCCTCCTTCTCAAATCTGGATTCCGCAAAAAGTAAATCGCAGGAATTCTCTCTTGTGATCCATACGACCCCGTTGGGAATGAAAGGACAAAATCCAGGTCCGATCTTGGATTCCTCCTTCTTTCGGAAGGAACAAACATTATTCGATATCGTATACAATCCGCTGGTCACTCCGTTAGTGGAAGCCGCTCGAAGTTCCGGAACGACGATCATCCCTGGAACGGAAATGTTGCTTTACCAAGCGGTGGAACAGTTCCGGCTTTTTACGGGAATCCCGTTGGAAGCGGAATACGTGGAACGCGGAAGACAAAGACTCTTCTCCGCTTTAAAAACGAAATAA